cctgtctctgagcAACACTGAAACCATTTTCCGATCTGAAACTACCCGACATCCTGGCGCCCACCACCCTCACGGGCTGGTGGGGGTAGCGGGCACACTCAACTTTCCCTTCCTGTCCCTGACAGACTGAGGGCAGGGTGGGAGGGCTAGGTGGAGCCTCCTCACCTCCACACCAGCTCCCCGAAAAAGGAGTCCAAGAGCGTGAAGATGAAATCCACCACCAGGAAGCGGTACAGCTCCTGGCCCACAAAGTTCTCCCAGCACCCGTCCTGCAGTGTAGCCACCCTGCGGCCCAGCCAGTGATAGCAAAGCACGCACAGGACAGCCGTCTTCAGGATGAGACTCCTGTACAGGGAGAGGTTGTGAAGGCTCAGGGGGATGCTCCAAGAAGCCCTACCCGCCAGCTCATGCTCCAGGCCACCTACCTGCAGATGGCCATGTATACCTCCAACACAGGGGAGTCATGTCGCTCCAGAGTGGCCAGGCCACAGAACAGGTAGGAGGCACCCAGATTAAGGGCACTGACTACCAGGGGCAGGGCCAGCAGCTCCACCCCCTGGCCACGCtatgaggacagagagaggactCAGTCAGAAAAGACACATGGGGACATGTTCACAGTTGTCCTGTGGGAGCAGGCACTACAGGACGGGTCTGGCTGGAAGATGGGAACAACATGCACGTAGCACCTCCCTCCGAAACATGCAGCTTGCCCCAGGCTTCAGTTCCAAAGACACAGGAGCCAAGAAGGAGCATGAGAACCATGGGCCTAGCGGGGCTGTGGGAGTCTCAGCCCCGGGACGGTCTGTCCCTTGCCTTACCTGCATCATGACCTCTGAGAAGGTGAAGACAGCCGCTGCACAGCCCACCGTGGTGCCCAGACACAGCAGCCCTCCCAGAGCTAGCATGGCAGCCTGCCACAGCTGCCCGCATGCACTCTGGGGGTGCTTCTGCAGTTGCCACACAGCCAGCAGCTCCTGCAGATGCCAGGTAGCATGTCCTATCACTGGATCCCAACACACAAGGCAGGTTGCCCAAGTCCCTCCCTTCCCTAGAAAGGCCCAGgccacacctgcctctgctgagacTCAGCGAAAGCAGACTGGCTGCCGCCTTGGGGCCCTTTCTCATCCCTTCACCATAGCCTAGTCTCCAGATATCCTCAGTGCCTAACCTGTGGCCTTCGCCCCATTACAACCAGAGCCCCCAGGATGGGGACACCTGTCCCCAGTAGGAACTCCCATGAGTCACAGCAGCACAAACCCAGAAAGGTAGAGCATTCCCATGAAGCCCAGTTGGCCCTGGGACCCTGAACCTTGCACGAAGATCTGAGCTCAATGCTGCAGTTTCCCCTGTAGTCCTAAGCCCCTGGCTACCGCAGTGATTAAATGACTATTGAGGAGTCGTTCTTAGCTGCAGCTGATGCTTCGGGATAGGAGGACTGAGTGTCACACAGAAAGGGAGCCCTGTCCTCCTGGCCCAAGCCTAAGCACACTGGAGCagtttctgtaactccagccccttCGTGTCCCTGGAGCTCGAGGGGGCAGGAGCATCAGACCTGCCTGGACACTGTGGGGAGGACTACCAGCTCGCAGACACCAGTGCAGTATCTGGAGAGCATCCAGGCCAGGTCTGCAGGGCTAGGTCTGGGTAGGTAGCTGCTTACCTTCAGCTGGGTGCAGATGCTGTCCTGCTGCACACGGGAGGCCCGCTTCTGAGTCACCTTGTAGTCCCAGGAGCAGAAGACCGTAAGAGCATGGATGCCTTTGGTGCTGCCGACCCGGTAGCTTTCCCCGAAGGAGTGGGACATGCTAGcaagcagcagagacaggcaggaagtgaACAGGAGGGACGGGTAGACGGGCGGATGAGtagataggtggatgggtgggtggatggatgggtggatggatggactgaCAGAAGAAAGCACTAATAAATGGGGGAtgaggatggatagatgggtaagTGGGTGGACAGATGGACAGGCAGGTTGATGGGTGCACAGATGAATGAATGGGTGTGAGTGGATGAGCAGGTATATAGGAGAAAAAACTAATCAAGAGAGATGCCTAGAAGGTGGGTAGATGGATTGATCGGTGGGAACATGAGTGGGTAGATGTGGGGAGACGGACAGGTGGGTGGGCAGACAAGGAACTAGGTAATGGGCGCAAGGATGGGGCTCAGAGCGAGGGCCACGTGGTTGAGGTCAGTACCTGTACACCAGAGTGATGCAGGTAATAAAGAAGGCGGCCCCCACCGTGAAGAGGTAGGCCAGCGGCATGTTATAGGGCAGGCTGCCCGACCTGGGGCTGCACCGGCCACTGTCCCGTGAGGAGTCACATGACTGGCTCAGCGTGCTGTTACTGTAGTAGCCGTAGTACATGACGGTGTGCGTGAAGCAGCCCTGTCAGGAGGTCAAGTAGAGTCAGGGATCCTCCCTTCCCACCAAgcccagcggttctcagcctccctgatgctgtgatcctttaattcagttcatgttgtggtgacccccagccataaaattaattCGTTGATACACCacaactttaattttgctactattatgaattgtgatgtaaatatctgataatcAGGACACCTGATATGCAATCCCCAAAGGGGttgttgagacccacaggttgagaaccaatgcaCTGCCCTAGCCTTCCCTGAGGCCTCCAGAAGGAGGGGAAGCCACTCATAGGGACATCTAGGAACAGGCAGGAGCCCACCAAGGACACTGGGacagggtgggcacaggagggcacGGCGGGAGCTGAAGACCTTACCCTGCCTGTGAGGAGTTCTAGACCAGAGCAGGTAGGGACCGGGTCTGGTGGGTCAGGCGGGAAGGCAGCCTGCACACCCACGAGGAAGCCCAGCAAAGGCAGCAACATCAGCACATTGAAGGCCAATAAGGTCTTGAGGAAGACGAAGTAGGAGAGGACGCTGGAGCCAAACTGGCCACCAATCTGCTTCAGAGCATAGCGCCATGGCCTGGCAGCATACAGTCCTGAGACCAGCACCAGCCCCAGGCTGTGCAGAGCCTAGAGGAACAGCTGCAGGTCAGTTCTGAGGGCCGGTCCACCCAGATCATTCCCAGCCCCAGGAAAAAAGTAGAGCTAAAAGTCCCTTGGTAGGACAGCAACAGGATAGGGTGTCCCCCACCACAGTCAGCCACACCCACAGCAGACCTCACAGTTCAGAGCTCGTACCAGAATGCAGCTGTATCTGAGCCTGCTGCAGCAGGAGAAGGCCCCACCTCGGTCCTGCtggcccctcctctttccctttgggCTCCAACTATTCTCTCTGGGGACAAAGACAATGCCTAGACCATAAATGCCTAGATTACAGAGGACTGTGGCTGCCTCCTGGCTCAaggaggccagctggggccaagGGGCACTCACCGAAGCCAGCGCTTCTCACCCAGGCTCAAAGGCATGTTCCGGACCATGTGGTCCCGCTGGGCCACCGACAGACCCTGAAGCTCCTTCACTAGCAGGCTCCGCTTCTCTGCCCAGAGGAAGAAGGTCCCTCAGTGCCCAGCATCCTTCCTGCTGACAGCCAGCAACCCAGCACAACCCTCTAGGACCCTCGCCCCTTGTTCTCCTACCCCTCGAACTCAGGAGCCCCTTCTCTCATCCCCACCAGATCCTGGCATCCCTGAGGCCAGTGCTTCCCAGCTGTGATCAGTCCTCGTAGAATGGAAGGCAGGGTCTGACCTGATCAAGGTACCCTGGGACTCCTTAtaaagagtgggggaggggggctggagagatggctcagaggttaagagcactggctgctcttctagaggtcctgagttcaattcccagcaaccacatggtatctctcacaaccatctataatgggatctggtacCCTTTCTGACCTacatgcaaacatgcagacagaacactatatacataataaataaataatgcttttttttaaatctcaggtGTTCTCCCTCATATTAGGAGTCATAAGCCTGTTTTAACAGATAAGCAAAGCCACAAGGGAACGGGGACAGGTTAACACTGCCTCCTCTCATGGCCGCTGTGATGTCAGTGTTAagtgtcaacttgacagactcTAGAATCACCTGAAGTGGGTCCCTGGGCACGCCTGTGAAGAGTTATGCTGTTACTTTAATCAATGTGGGAAGCCACACCTTAACTGTGACAAGAATGTTCCCTGGATAGGGGACCCTGGACAATATACAATGAGGAAACGAGCTGAGCCCCAGCAGGCATTCATTCTCGACTGTGGATGCCGGGGACCAGCTGCTTCGAGCTCCTGCCACCTTGACGACCCCACCACCCTGTACCACAGTGCGAACTGTGAGCTGAGGAAGCCCTGGCTCTGTTATGCTGCTTCTGGCACAGCAATTTAtcacaacaggaaaagaaacctgTTGCCACACTTCCGGCCCCACAAAACAGGCAGGGGGGTCAGCCCATGGGGGGAAGTTCCCTAACTCAGAATCAAAACATAAATGACCTTCAGAAGCAGGAGagtctgaattcaaggccaatggGCAGGACTTGACCCTGTCTTCACGCAGCAAGGGCTGGAGACACAGACGGGTGGTAGAGCGTTCGCCTAATACAGCCCTCAGGTAGCAGGCTAGGTCGTTCACCTACCATCCTCCTCCAAGATGGTGTGGTCCAGCTCCAGGTCATACAGGCGAAGGCTGGGCCGAGCAGAGCGCACCATGTTCCCCAGCAGGGGCCGGCTACTCCTGCGCCGCAGCCTCACTGTGCGGTTGTAGTACTCGGAGATGATGGCCCCGCGGCTGCGACCTTGGAAAACAGGTGGCAGGGTAGCAGATGGCAGAGGCTGGACCGGCCTCACATCCCTCTGGACAGTTCTTCGCACCAGGCCTCCCTGTCCTTTAGCCTTTCCCAGGGCTGGGGGAAAAGCCTTTACCAGAAACCCAAgagcctttgtttgtttgtttttgagatagtttctctgtgtaacctggctgtcctagaactccatagaccaggctggcctcaaactcagagatccacctcctctgcctcctgagtgctgggattaaaggcatgcgccatcgtCTGGCCCCAAGAGCCTATTTTTACCCCATGACAAACGCCATTATGTTTAGAATCCAGCTGGGCTGAGTGTGTCACAGGGCTGTGCTGAGCTCCAGGCCCCAGCCACAGAGAGGCTGGGAGCCCAGAGGAACTAGGTTCAGACACCTAGGCTGGCATCAAAGTCAGAGCAAGAACAGAGGGTCCCACTCACCAATGGTGCGACTAGGCATGCTGGCCAAGATGCGGAGAGTGGCCGTGCTGTGGGTGGGGGCACCTTCAGGCCTCGGGAGGGTCTGGTAACCTCTGTCTAGGAAGGACGGAGACACTGCAGCTGCCTCACCCGGGCCTGTAACATGAGGAGCAGATAGTCCCAGGTCCTGCCCACACCAGATCACAGTGCAGGGCTGAGCTCACCTGGAGCCAGGGGCAGCAGCTCCAGCCCCTCCTCGGCGACCAGAAGACTCTGCTCTTGAATGAGCCGGTGGAAGGAGTCGTGCACTTCACTCTCTTCATAGGGGCTGGGTTCCAGGCTGCCGGGGAGGGGGGCGTGTGGGAACCCATGCTCCt
The Microtus pennsylvanicus isolate mMicPen1 chromosome 11, mMicPen1.hap1, whole genome shotgun sequence genome window above contains:
- the Tmc6 gene encoding transmembrane channel-like protein 6 isoform X1, with translation MAQPLTLVLNVPETTGDEDLEPSPYEESEVHDSFHRLIQEQSLLVAEEGLELLPLAPGPGEAAAVSPSFLDRGYQTLPRPEGAPTHSTATLRILASMPSRTIGRSRGAIISEYYNRTVRLRRRSSRPLLGNMVRSARPSLRLYDLELDHTILEEDEKRSLLVKELQGLSVAQRDHMVRNMPLSLGEKRWLRENSWSPKGKRRGQQDRGGAFSCCSRLRYSCILALHSLGLVLVSGLYAARPWRYALKQIGGQFGSSVLSYFVFLKTLLAFNVLMLLPLLGFLVGVQAAFPPDPPDPVPTCSGLELLTGRGCFTHTVMYYGYYSNSTLSQSCDSSRDSGRCSPRSGSLPYNMPLAYLFTVGAAFFITCITLVYSMSHSFGESYRVGSTKGIHALTVFCSWDYKVTQKRASRVQQDSICTQLKELLAVWQLQKHPQSACGQLWQAAMLALGGLLCLGTTVGCAAAVFTFSEVMMQRGQGVELLALPLVVSALNLGASYLFCGLATLERHDSPVLEVYMAICRSLILKTAVLCVLCYHWLGRRVATLQDGCWENFVGQELYRFLVVDFIFTLLDSFFGELVWRLISEKKLKRRQKPEFDIARNVLDLIYGQTLTWLGVLFSPLLPAVQILRLLFLFYVKKASLMANCQAPRRPWLASHMSTVFLTLLCFPSFLGAAVFLCYAVWQVKPSSTCGPFRTLNTMYEAGTVWVRRLERAGSRGSWLPWLHHLLVENTFFLFLVSALLLAVIYLNIQVVKGQRKVICLLKEQIRNEGEDKIFLINKLHSVYEGEQNRPGRTEEATTSAQFVDGGDSHHDPAGRDLDTALE
- the Tmc6 gene encoding transmembrane channel-like protein 6 isoform X2; this translates as MAQPLTLVLNVPETTGDEDLEPSPYEESEVHDSFHRLIQEQSLLVAEEGLELLPLAPDRGYQTLPRPEGAPTHSTATLRILASMPSRTIGRSRGAIISEYYNRTVRLRRRSSRPLLGNMVRSARPSLRLYDLELDHTILEEDEKRSLLVKELQGLSVAQRDHMVRNMPLSLGEKRWLRENSWSPKGKRRGQQDRGGAFSCCSRLRYSCILALHSLGLVLVSGLYAARPWRYALKQIGGQFGSSVLSYFVFLKTLLAFNVLMLLPLLGFLVGVQAAFPPDPPDPVPTCSGLELLTGRGCFTHTVMYYGYYSNSTLSQSCDSSRDSGRCSPRSGSLPYNMPLAYLFTVGAAFFITCITLVYSMSHSFGESYRVGSTKGIHALTVFCSWDYKVTQKRASRVQQDSICTQLKELLAVWQLQKHPQSACGQLWQAAMLALGGLLCLGTTVGCAAAVFTFSEVMMQRGQGVELLALPLVVSALNLGASYLFCGLATLERHDSPVLEVYMAICRSLILKTAVLCVLCYHWLGRRVATLQDGCWENFVGQELYRFLVVDFIFTLLDSFFGELVWRLISEKKLKRRQKPEFDIARNVLDLIYGQTLTWLGVLFSPLLPAVQILRLLFLFYVKKASLMANCQAPRRPWLASHMSTVFLTLLCFPSFLGAAVFLCYAVWQVKPSSTCGPFRTLNTMYEAGTVWVRRLERAGSRGSWLPWLHHLLVENTFFLFLVSALLLAVIYLNIQVVKGQRKVICLLKEQIRNEGEDKIFLINKLHSVYEGEQNRPGRTEEATTSAQFVDGGDSHHDPAGRDLDTALE
- the Tmc6 gene encoding transmembrane channel-like protein 6 isoform X3, which encodes MPSRTIGRSRGAIISEYYNRTVRLRRRSSRPLLGNMVRSARPSLRLYDLELDHTILEEDEKRSLLVKELQGLSVAQRDHMVRNMPLSLGEKRWLRENSWSPKGKRRGQQDRGGAFSCCSRLRYSCILALHSLGLVLVSGLYAARPWRYALKQIGGQFGSSVLSYFVFLKTLLAFNVLMLLPLLGFLVGVQAAFPPDPPDPVPTCSGLELLTGRGCFTHTVMYYGYYSNSTLSQSCDSSRDSGRCSPRSGSLPYNMPLAYLFTVGAAFFITCITLVYSMSHSFGESYRVGSTKGIHALTVFCSWDYKVTQKRASRVQQDSICTQLKELLAVWQLQKHPQSACGQLWQAAMLALGGLLCLGTTVGCAAAVFTFSEVMMQRGQGVELLALPLVVSALNLGASYLFCGLATLERHDSPVLEVYMAICRSLILKTAVLCVLCYHWLGRRVATLQDGCWENFVGQELYRFLVVDFIFTLLDSFFGELVWRLISEKKLKRRQKPEFDIARNVLDLIYGQTLTWLGVLFSPLLPAVQILRLLFLFYVKKASLMANCQAPRRPWLASHMSTVFLTLLCFPSFLGAAVFLCYAVWQVKPSSTCGPFRTLNTMYEAGTVWVRRLERAGSRGSWLPWLHHLLVENTFFLFLVSALLLAVIYLNIQVVKGQRKVICLLKEQIRNEGEDKIFLINKLHSVYEGEQNRPGRTEEATTSAQFVDGGDSHHDPAGRDLDTALE